Below is a genomic region from Prosthecobacter vanneervenii.
GTCGTTGTGGCCGAACTGGATGAGCACGTAGGCGGGCTTGGAATCGATGACTTTCTTCCAGTTGCCGCTGTCGCGGAAGCTTTTTGAGCTCTGGCCGCCGCCGGCGAAGTTCAGGCATTCGGCCTTGGGGCCGAGGAGCTTGGCAAAGGCGGCACCCCAGCCGGCTTTGTCGGTGACGGTGGAATCTCCTGCGAGGGCGACGCGGGTGCGGGTTTCCTCGGCAAAGCTGGTGCCGAGGGAGAAGATCAGGGCAAGGAAGAGGCTGCGGCGGAACATGGACGCATTTTAACGTCCGATTCTGCGCCATCTCGCACGATGAATGGTGCGGCCCATGTTGAGCCAGTCCTGCTCGAAGTCCGTGGTGGGATAGAAGAAGGCGTCTGCAGGCCAGTCGAGGCGGGTGAACTGGTGCTCGCGTGCGGAAAAGCTGGCGAGGGCGTCCTCGAAGTAGGGCTGGTCGTCGGTTTTGAGCAGAAACTCGCCGCCATCCACCAGGATGCGGAACAGGCCGTCGAGGAACTCGGCCTGATTGACGAGGCGGCGTGGGGCGTGACCCTTCTTGGGCCAGGGGTCGGGGCAGAGCAGGTGCAGGCGTGAGACGCTGGCGGTGGGCAGCAGCCAGCCGACGGTGTAGGCGCTTTCCAGGCGCATGATGCGGGCATTGTGAAGCTGCTGCTGCTCGATCTTGCGGGAGGTTTTGACGACGCGGCCAAGCATGCGCTCCACGCCGAGGAAATCGCGCTCGGGGTGGTGGGCGGCCATGCCTGTGATAAAGGTGCCATCTCCACAGCCCAAGTCCACCTCCAGAGGGCGGGAGGTGTCGGGGAAGATCTCGGTGCGCGAGAGCTCGCGGAAATGATCGGAGGGAGTGAAGATGGCAGGCACTGCGCATGGAGTGCCGATGAATTGCGGGGCTGCCAAGTAAAGATTTACGGAGAGAGGCTCAAAATGAGGTGCTTGAGCGGGGGAAGACGGTGGTTATGTTAAGCGGCTCCCATTTTTGTCCCAACCATGCCGATCTACGAGTTCTACTGCCCAGACAATAACAAGCTGTATTCCTTCCTGGCCCGCACCCTGGCCTACCGCGACAAACTGCCGGTGTGTCCGGATGGTGAGGGGCTCAAGATGGAGCGGCGGGTTTCTCCGTTTGCCGTGATTGGCAAGGCCAAAGAGGACACGGCAGATGACCCGTTTGCCGGTGTGGATGAGTCCAAGATGGAGAGCTTCATGGAGGACATGGAGCGTGAAATGGGTGGCATGGACGAGCAGAACCCAGATCCGCGCCAGCTCGGCCGCTTTATGCGCAAGATGACTGAGATGATGGGAGACAAAACCCCGCCTGAATTGCGTGAAATGGTGCGCCGCCTGGAGGCCGGAGAAGATCCTGAAAAGCTGGAGGAGCAGTTTGGCGGCATGGATGAGGGCGAGGCAGGAGACGCCCTGTTTTCACAGATGATGAAGCGTGCCAAGGCCTCGCGAACCCAGCCGGTGCGTGACCCCAAGCTCTATGAGATGCGGGACTATGTGAAGGCGTGATTTCAAGCCGCCGCTGCGCCAGTTGATCCAATCGGACCTTCTTTTTTCTAGAACCGGTCTAGTTTTTCAGTGAGACTGCACCCATGGCAGGAACCATGATTTCGTCTCCGGGCTTGAGCATGGAGCCGGGGGCCAGGCGGTTCATTTCGCGAATGTGATCCGGCGTGGTGGTGAACTGGGTGGCGATACTCTCGATGGTGTCTGTGCGGTCCACGCGATAGGCGAGGATGCCACGATGCGAGTCTGACAGGTCAGGGGCCTTGGGAGCAGGTGCTGGCGAAGCCGGAGATGGCGCGGACGGCGTAGGGGAGAGTCCGGCAGCTGGAGGCGGAGGAGCTGCGCCCAGACCGGCTGCAGGTGGGGGCGGGCCCCCGGTGGTGCCGAAGCCAGGCAGAGGAACGGTGTCGGAGGAAGGGGCGTTGCGAGGAGCTTTTGTCTTAGCGGCTACGGTGACCTTGGTGGTGCGGCCGGGGATCTTGAGGCGCTGGCCGACAGTGATCTTGTTGACGTCCTTGATCTTGTTGGCGGTGGCGAGAGCAACAGGGGTGGTCTTGTGCTTGAGGGCGATGCCCTTGAGGCTGTCCCCCCTTTTAACCGTGTAATAAAGCGGTGCGGTGACCACGGTGGTGGTCGTGGCCGCTGTAGGTGGAGCGGCTGAAGCACCACCGGGAGTCATGGGGGTGTAGCTGGCCGTCGTAGTTTCCGGGGTGCGGTGAGGGGAGGGGATGAGGAGAGTCTGGCCGACGCTGACGTCTTCTCCTGTCATGCGGTTGAGCTGCTGGATCTCACCCACGCTGACGCGGTGCTTGGTGGCGATGCTCCAGAGGGTGTCTCCGGGACGAGAGATGTAGGTGGTGTAGGCCGCGAGATCGCTGCCACCATCGTAGCGTGAGCCGCCTTTGCCGCTGCGCTTGATGCTGCTGACATCACGCTCCAAGGCGCCGATGCGGAGGTTTTGGACCTTGTCGCTATCGCGCAGTTTTTCGACCTGGTTGGTCAGGTCGCCGGTGGGACCATAGACTTTGGGTGGAGGAGGTGGGCCTGCGGGTTTGGTGGCGGTGGGCTTTGAGCTGGATTTACCCTTTGTGGATGTCGTCTTTGGGGCAGCGGGAGGCTGATTCATGCCATAGCCAGCTGGCGGCGGGTAGGTGAAGTCAGGAGGCGGGGGATAGGTGCCTTGGTACTGAGGATGAGTGACGGGAGCCTGAATGGCAGCCGCAGACTGGCGGCTGGCCTTGGTGGAGGGCTGCCTTAGAGCCAAGCCAGTGCCTGGTGCCGGGTAGCCAGGTGGAGGGGGGAGTGTGTAGGTATTGGAAACCTGTGCCGATGCTGGCACTGCCCATGCGACGCTCCAAGTTAGGACGAGAGAACTCAGCACACGGGTGGCAAGGCATGACGTCTTCATCTAGTTATTGTAGAAAATCCGATTGTTAATTCAAATAAATATTTTAAATAACCAAATAATTTTTTGAAATTTTGTTTCTCCATTATTTCGGGCCTGCAGGCCGCAGCTGCATTTGCGGCTCTGGCAGGAGGGTTTTTTTGTCTGGTTTGGCAGCAGCAGAGGCTGGCCTCGGAGACTTTGCCGCATGACTCAATCTGGTCTGAAACGGCGCCCTTGGTGGTAGTTGATGCCGGACATGGCGGGCATGACGGCGGGGCGGTGTCTCATGGTGTGATTGAAAAAAAACTCAGTCTCGACATCGCCAAACGGCTGAAGCAGGCGCTGGAAAAGGCAGGCGTAAGGGTGGTGATGACACGCCAGGATGACAGCTACCTGACTCTGGATGAAAGAGCTGCCTTTACCTCGCGATATAAAGCGGATGCCTTTGTGAGCGTGCATCTCAACACGGACGGGGAGGGCAGCGATGCGGAGGGGATTGAGACGTATTTTGCAGCGACCACACCCTTGTCGGCACGGCAACTGGTGTCCGCCGAGGCTCTGTCCAAGAAAGAGAGTCCGTCAGCGAGTGCTGAGTTTGCTGGTGTGGTCCAGAGGCTGGTGTGCAGCACGACCAAGGCGGGAAACCGAGGCACCAAAGCACGTGACTATGCCGTGGTGGCGCGGGCGGTCTGCCCTGCAGTGTTGGTGGAATGCGGATTCATTACCAGTGCCAGCGAGTCGGTTTTGATCAAGCAGGCCGAGTATCGTGAGCGGCTGGCCGATGGCATCGCGCGCGGAGTGGTGTTGTTTTTGCAGGGGCAACCTGCCAAGTCGCCAATTGTAGCTGCGGTGGCCGGGGCTGGTGATTCTGCTGCTGTTCGTCCGTGAACTGGGGACTATCCCACTGATCGCACCCGAAGCTGACGCAGGGTGTAGAAGGGCGCGGAGGATTCTGCGAGGCGGCGGGCTCCGCTTTTGCGTCTGGGGCCAAAGAGTTCGCGCTGGGACTCGAAGATGCCTTCGACGAATTCTTTACTGCCGAGAGCGAGGCCGTCGGTGAAGTAGCGCACGCGCAGGCGTATGAGTTC
It encodes:
- the trmB gene encoding tRNA (guanosine(46)-N7)-methyltransferase TrmB, with the protein product MPAIFTPSDHFRELSRTEIFPDTSRPLEVDLGCGDGTFITGMAAHHPERDFLGVERMLGRVVKTSRKIEQQQLHNARIMRLESAYTVGWLLPTASVSRLHLLCPDPWPKKGHAPRRLVNQAEFLDGLFRILVDGGEFLLKTDDQPYFEDALASFSAREHQFTRLDWPADAFFYPTTDFEQDWLNMGRTIHRARWRRIGR
- a CDS encoding LysM peptidoglycan-binding domain-containing protein; this encodes MKTSCLATRVLSSLVLTWSVAWAVPASAQVSNTYTLPPPPGYPAPGTGLALRQPSTKASRQSAAAIQAPVTHPQYQGTYPPPPDFTYPPPAGYGMNQPPAAPKTTSTKGKSSSKPTATKPAGPPPPPKVYGPTGDLTNQVEKLRDSDKVQNLRIGALERDVSSIKRSGKGGSRYDGGSDLAAYTTYISRPGDTLWSIATKHRVSVGEIQQLNRMTGEDVSVGQTLLIPSPHRTPETTTASYTPMTPGGASAAPPTAATTTTVVTAPLYYTVKRGDSLKGIALKHKTTPVALATANKIKDVNKITVGQRLKIPGRTTKVTVAAKTKAPRNAPSSDTVPLPGFGTTGGPPPPAAGLGAAPPPPAAGLSPTPSAPSPASPAPAPKAPDLSDSHRGILAYRVDRTDTIESIATQFTTTPDHIREMNRLAPGSMLKPGDEIMVPAMGAVSLKN
- a CDS encoding FmdB family zinc ribbon protein, with translation MPIYEFYCPDNNKLYSFLARTLAYRDKLPVCPDGEGLKMERRVSPFAVIGKAKEDTADDPFAGVDESKMESFMEDMEREMGGMDEQNPDPRQLGRFMRKMTEMMGDKTPPELREMVRRLEAGEDPEKLEEQFGGMDEGEAGDALFSQMMKRAKASRTQPVRDPKLYEMRDYVKA
- a CDS encoding N-acetylmuramoyl-L-alanine amidase — translated: MVVDAGHGGHDGGAVSHGVIEKKLSLDIAKRLKQALEKAGVRVVMTRQDDSYLTLDERAAFTSRYKADAFVSVHLNTDGEGSDAEGIETYFAATTPLSARQLVSAEALSKKESPSASAEFAGVVQRLVCSTTKAGNRGTKARDYAVVARAVCPAVLVECGFITSASESVLIKQAEYRERLADGIARGVVLFLQGQPAKSPIVAAVAGAGDSAAVRP